One window from the genome of Microcoleus sp. AS-A8 encodes:
- a CDS encoding ABC transporter permease: MNTLMKAMEYASSHLDKLIAAITQHLFLVGVPMAIGLGLGLPLGFLSSRSRSTSTILINSFNALRVIPSLAILFVAIPYFGLTFTSAAIALTILVMPPILISTDVAFRSIEPTLQEAAKGMGMTPLQVIQQVEIPLALPVIIAGIKTASVEAIASATLAAFIGVGGLGSFIVLGFALYDKAILLVGAIPVAVLALIAEVSLSVLQRSLQPPTGKSLIFKHHEQVESTLN, translated from the coding sequence ATGAATACTTTAATGAAAGCGATGGAATATGCGAGTAGCCATCTAGATAAATTGATTGCCGCTATAACTCAACATTTATTCCTAGTGGGAGTCCCGATGGCAATTGGCTTAGGGCTGGGTTTACCCTTAGGCTTTCTCAGTTCCCGATCGCGCTCAACCTCAACGATATTAATTAACAGCTTTAATGCTTTACGGGTGATTCCCAGTTTGGCTATTTTATTTGTTGCCATTCCCTATTTCGGACTCACCTTTACTTCAGCAGCGATCGCACTCACGATTTTGGTCATGCCCCCGATTCTGATCAGTACAGATGTGGCGTTTCGGAGTATCGAACCCACCCTTCAAGAAGCCGCCAAAGGCATGGGAATGACACCCCTACAAGTGATACAGCAGGTGGAAATTCCCCTAGCCTTACCTGTGATTATCGCTGGCATCAAAACGGCATCCGTAGAAGCGATCGCTAGCGCAACACTCGCTGCTTTTATTGGTGTTGGGGGGTTAGGTAGCTTTATTGTGCTGGGCTTTGCCCTTTATGACAAGGCCATTCTGCTGGTGGGCGCGATTCCTGTGGCGGTATTAGCACTCATAGCAGAGGTGAGTTTGAGTGTTCTACAACGATCATTACAGCCACCAACAGGCAAGTCATTGATTTTCAAGCATCATGAGCAAGTGGAATCAACCCTAAATTAA
- a CDS encoding alpha/beta hydrolase yields the protein MIEPNGFKQHSVVTSLGRMVYYTAEGEPWQEPEAADPTDQPSLVFLHGFGGGSSAYEWSKVYPAFATEYKILAPDLIGWGRSAHPERNYKIDDYITTIIEFIEQTCTAPTSVVASSLTAAFTIRAAIARPELFKCLILTTPAGLSDFGENYTRSFFAQLVSTPILDRIIYSTGVANSAGIRSFLEGRQFAQSSRVYEEIVNAYLESAQQPNAEYAALAFVRGDLCFDLSLYIPQLTTPTAMIWGQKSQFTGPEIGQRLASLNPKAIRIFQPLDDVGLTPQLELPAVTIGLIRRYLKSLNSGTGD from the coding sequence ATGATTGAGCCAAATGGTTTTAAGCAGCACTCCGTGGTGACCTCGCTGGGACGAATGGTGTATTACACCGCCGAGGGGGAACCTTGGCAGGAACCCGAAGCCGCCGACCCCACAGATCAGCCATCCTTAGTGTTCTTGCATGGCTTTGGCGGTGGTTCATCTGCCTATGAATGGTCAAAGGTATACCCAGCCTTTGCGACTGAGTATAAAATTCTTGCACCCGATTTAATTGGTTGGGGTCGTTCAGCGCACCCTGAACGGAATTACAAAATAGATGACTACATTACTACAATCATAGAGTTCATTGAACAGACTTGTACAGCACCAACATCAGTCGTTGCTTCTTCTCTGACCGCCGCCTTTACGATCCGAGCGGCGATTGCTCGTCCTGAGCTATTTAAATGTCTGATTCTCACTACACCCGCAGGACTATCAGATTTTGGGGAAAACTACACGCGCAGCTTTTTTGCACAGTTGGTCAGCACCCCCATTCTTGACCGTATCATCTACAGCACAGGTGTTGCCAACAGCGCGGGTATTCGCAGTTTCTTGGAAGGTAGGCAATTTGCCCAGAGCAGCCGAGTTTATGAAGAAATCGTTAACGCCTATTTAGAATCAGCTCAGCAGCCTAACGCCGAATATGCTGCATTGGCCTTTGTGCGGGGAGATTTATGCTTTGACTTGTCGCTATACATTCCTCAATTGACTACCCCCACGGCCATGATCTGGGGACAGAAGTCCCAATTTACAGGGCCAGAAATTGGTCAACGCCTTGCCTCACTCAATCCAAAAGCTATTCGCATTTTTCAACCTCTTGACGATGTTGGGTTGACACCTCAGTTAGAACTGCCTGCGGTAACCATTGGTTTAATCCGGCGATATTTAAAATCTCTTAATTCCGGGACTGGGGATTAG
- a CDS encoding CHAT domain-containing protein, which produces MKKVLLTLAVFGLTAALPHKTLHAQGIVPAADGTGTIITPDGNQLKIQGGSLSQDGSNLFHSFQQFGLPEGQIANFLSQPSIHNILGRVVGGDPSIINGLIQVTGGNSNLYLLNPAGIVFGAQASLNVPSDFMATTATGIGFGEKNWFNAVGGNDYPSLIGTPSQFAFDSAQPGSVINAGNLTVSPGQHLTLLGGTVINTGQLTAPSGTITLAAVPGESWVRISQTGHLLSLEIEAPRNQAGQLLSITPLNLPTLLTGVPASLETGLSVSPTGTVQLSHSGTTIPTDSGTVFASGTLNASSPLSPPNPGGELAGVGGSINVFGNKVGVISANLNASGAYGGGTVRIGGDFQGLGTVPNASRTFISADSIIQADALLQGNGGRVIAWADQLTGFSGQVSARGGANSGNGGFVEISGKQDLAFQGQVNVGATQGISGTILFDPTNITIVPTGANDNQLNANVPNANDLAGAIFASDGGAVDFTLSAGVLAAQTGNILLEATNNITIAPGLSLNFASPGGTITFKADADNNQVGSFAMDQAQSITAAGRNITISGASVTAGTIATFTNDGAGNPGGNINITATNGNVNAVSLRADSEPGTGSSGNGANITVNASGLINITGTIETDSQTPGNSTASAGNGGNVILNAGKGIAVDVIDTRSQTNGFGVRTGNAGNISLTTTEGDITTSLLFLPALVNNLNGIGDAGNSGNLTINAPQGNIGVNTPLEGIVSQALGGAISGNAGNAGAIALNAGGDISISGTVGINASSQSNQGTSGNGANVTLSAGSGNISFSGSTINTSSDSQSGGNISLTGNVTLNQPTVTLDSTGPASNGNITFNRSLDGTTTGAQNLIVNSGNGTITFNGIGQRVPLGSLTLNSTGMIQLAGEYTFLNGYRFNNPVTLIGDTRINTPRFLVFNSTLAAGVNNLTLNANGIDFLQAVSGTGNLILQPLTPDRAIILGGSVDNSLTTLDLIARDLAALQPGFNSITIGSASGSGAIILAGDTTFNDPVILRSPVGKGSINTSGFTLTGTNNATISLLANQEITTGNIINPGRAITLTSLFGNINTSAGTLNSSSSITQGGNITLKSDNGAITTGNLNASGLTDGGNITLNAQTQITAGQINTSGAFGQGGNIILEPSGAIQVSSINAQGGTQGGSVDITTESVFRAISTFKAANGELVSISTLGGNRGGDITIRHGGGGIIPFDVGNATLNGTAGTLTSGEFTIAPLASFPFTYTQGNIRIISVNPPLTLPTPPAVLPTPPAVLPTPPAALPTPAPTVSTPSLTPVQPHSTPPTSKQTINPIGQLPVREELEKLPLLPNHDLGALQIDQSLSDEFAEGLGLGETRPVTLSQARNLLREVESATGIKPALIYAVFVPSTITPVPATQKGNSNAGGEAIESNLFRSLTPDVNVSAASRQQDRLELILITAEGNPIRRSVNVTRAEVAQMTQEFRTQVSDRTNRSGFLVPAQQMYRWLTAPLEEDLQQRKIKNLVYIMDTGLRSIPLAALHDGQNFIIERYSVGLMPSLSLTDTRYVNVKNTSVLAMGASQFVGQSPLPAVPMEISTIVGKLWSGKSYLNNYFTLENLQAARQETSYGIIHLATHAEFKISNPQKSYIQFWNSQLHLDQLRKLALNKPAVELLVLSACRTALGDEQIELGFAGLAAQAGVKSVLGSLWYVNDQGTLGLMAEFYNQLKQAPIKAEALRQTQLAMLNGEVQLQEGKLMTSTGSFPLPPTLARVGNNQFSHPYYWSAFTMIGNPW; this is translated from the coding sequence ATGAAAAAAGTTCTCCTAACACTTGCCGTCTTCGGGTTGACTGCTGCTCTCCCTCACAAGACCCTGCACGCCCAAGGAATCGTGCCCGCAGCGGATGGGACTGGCACCATTATCACTCCTGACGGGAATCAATTGAAGATCCAGGGCGGTTCCCTTTCTCAAGATGGGAGCAATCTCTTCCACAGTTTTCAGCAATTTGGACTCCCAGAAGGCCAGATTGCTAATTTTCTCTCACAACCTTCTATTCACAATATTCTGGGGCGGGTTGTCGGAGGTGACCCTTCTATCATTAATGGTCTAATTCAAGTCACAGGAGGTAATTCTAACTTATATTTGCTCAACCCAGCCGGGATTGTTTTTGGTGCCCAGGCGAGTTTGAATGTACCCTCTGACTTCATGGCGACGACAGCTACGGGTATTGGGTTTGGTGAGAAGAATTGGTTTAACGCTGTAGGCGGGAATGATTACCCAAGCTTAATCGGCACTCCCAGTCAGTTTGCCTTTGACTCTGCTCAACCTGGAAGCGTGATCAATGCAGGTAATCTCACAGTTTCCCCAGGACAGCATTTAACCTTACTGGGTGGCACTGTGATCAATACCGGGCAACTAACCGCACCATCTGGGACGATTACACTCGCGGCTGTCCCCGGTGAGAGTTGGGTTCGGATTAGCCAAACCGGACATTTGCTGAGTTTGGAGATTGAAGCACCCAGGAATCAGGCTGGGCAGTTACTCTCTATTACACCTCTCAATTTACCCACTCTACTCACGGGAGTACCAGCAAGCCTAGAGACAGGGCTGAGTGTTTCCCCAACCGGTACGGTACAACTGAGCCATTCTGGAACAACTATCCCAACAGACTCTGGTACTGTGTTTGCTTCAGGTACCCTGAATGCTTCATCCCCCCTAAGCCCCCCGAACCCAGGCGGAGAACTCGCAGGGGTGGGTGGTTCGATCAATGTTTTCGGCAACAAAGTCGGTGTGATCAGTGCCAACCTCAACGCCTCTGGTGCTTATGGGGGTGGCACGGTGAGGATTGGCGGTGATTTCCAAGGGTTAGGCACTGTACCCAATGCCTCTCGCACCTTCATCAGTGCTGATTCCATCATCCAGGCTGATGCCTTACTCCAGGGCAATGGTGGTCGTGTGATCGCCTGGGCAGACCAATTAACAGGTTTTTCCGGTCAGGTTAGCGCCCGTGGCGGTGCCAATTCCGGGAATGGGGGCTTTGTAGAAATTTCGGGTAAGCAAGATTTGGCATTCCAGGGACAGGTGAATGTGGGTGCAACTCAGGGAATCAGTGGCACGATTCTGTTCGACCCAACCAATATCACTATTGTCCCTACAGGTGCCAACGATAACCAACTCAATGCCAATGTTCCGAATGCCAACGACCTAGCAGGGGCAATTTTCGCTAGCGATGGGGGGGCGGTGGACTTCACCCTTTCCGCTGGTGTCCTTGCCGCTCAAACGGGCAATATTCTTCTAGAGGCAACCAATAACATTACCATCGCCCCTGGTTTGTCACTAAACTTTGCCAGTCCGGGTGGGACGATTACTTTTAAGGCCGATGCTGATAACAATCAAGTTGGGTCGTTTGCGATGGATCAAGCCCAATCCATCACAGCAGCGGGGAGAAATATCACGATTTCGGGCGCGAGTGTTACCGCTGGAACCATCGCCACTTTCACCAACGATGGGGCGGGCAACCCAGGGGGTAATATCAACATCACCGCAACCAATGGCAATGTCAATGCCGTGAGTCTCAGGGCTGACTCTGAGCCGGGAACGGGCAGTTCTGGCAATGGTGCTAATATCACTGTCAATGCCTCTGGGCTGATTAACATCACGGGGACGATTGAAACCGACTCCCAGACACCAGGGAACTCTACCGCTTCTGCCGGTAATGGCGGGAACGTGATTTTGAATGCGGGTAAGGGCATTGCTGTTGATGTGATCGATACTCGCTCTCAAACCAATGGTTTTGGCGTTAGGACTGGCAATGCTGGGAATATCAGTCTCACAACCACAGAGGGAGACATTACCACCAGCCTGCTGTTCCTTCCCGCACTTGTGAATAATTTGAATGGAATTGGGGATGCGGGTAATTCCGGGAATCTGACAATTAATGCCCCTCAGGGGAACATTGGCGTCAATACTCCTTTGGAGGGAATTGTGAGCCAAGCACTGGGGGGTGCAATTTCGGGCAACGCGGGTAATGCTGGAGCGATCGCCCTGAATGCAGGTGGCGATATTAGCATTAGTGGCACTGTTGGGATTAACGCGAGTTCTCAATCTAACCAGGGCACCAGTGGCAACGGCGCTAACGTGACCCTAAGCGCGGGTAGTGGCAATATTAGCTTCAGTGGCAGCACCATCAATACTTCCAGCGACAGCCAAAGCGGTGGCAATATCAGCTTGACGGGCAATGTCACGCTCAATCAGCCCACAGTTACCCTGGATTCCACCGGGCCGGCATCTAACGGCAACATCACCTTCAATCGCTCACTGGATGGGACGACGACTGGGGCGCAAAACTTAATTGTAAATTCCGGCAATGGCACCATTACTTTTAATGGGATTGGTCAGCGTGTACCCCTCGGCAGCTTAACCCTGAATAGCACCGGGATGATTCAGCTAGCGGGCGAGTATACCTTTCTCAATGGCTACAGATTCAACAATCCCGTCACGCTCATTGGCGACACCAGGATTAATACTCCTAGATTCCTGGTATTTAACAGCACTCTCGCCGCCGGGGTAAATAATCTTACCTTGAATGCCAACGGCATTGACTTTCTCCAGGCGGTGTCGGGAACGGGTAATTTAATACTTCAGCCGTTGACTCCCGATCGCGCGATCATACTGGGAGGGAGTGTCGATAATAGCTTGACTACGTTAGATCTAATAGCCCGTGATCTCGCCGCCTTACAGCCTGGATTTAACAGCATCACCATCGGCAGTGCATCGGGGAGCGGTGCCATTATCTTAGCTGGGGATACAACATTTAATGACCCAGTGATCTTGCGATCGCCCGTTGGCAAGGGTTCAATCAACACCAGCGGGTTTACCTTAACTGGAACGAACAACGCCACCATTAGCCTGTTAGCCAACCAAGAGATTACCACGGGCAATATCATCAATCCGGGTCGAGCCATTACCCTAACCAGTCTGTTCGGCAACATTAATACGAGTGCGGGGACACTGAACTCCAGCTCTTCTATCACTCAAGGTGGGAATATTACCCTGAAAAGTGATAACGGAGCCATTACCACCGGAAACCTCAACGCATCGGGACTAACCGATGGTGGCAACATCACCCTGAACGCCCAGACTCAAATTACAGCGGGTCAAATCAATACTAGTGGGGCGTTTGGACAAGGTGGCAATATCATCCTTGAGCCTTCTGGTGCTATTCAAGTGAGTTCAATTAATGCCCAGGGAGGCACCCAAGGCGGTAGTGTGGATATCACCACGGAAAGTGTATTCAGAGCCATCAGTACTTTTAAGGCTGCCAATGGGGAATTGGTTAGTATTTCTACTCTTGGCGGAAATCGTGGCGGTGATATCACCATTCGACATGGAGGTGGGGGAATTATTCCCTTTGATGTGGGGAATGCCACCCTGAACGGTACAGCGGGAACACTGACGAGTGGCGAGTTCACAATTGCGCCGCTTGCCTCCTTTCCCTTCACCTATACGCAAGGCAATATTCGGATTATTAGTGTTAACCCACCCCTTACCCTGCCGACTCCGCCGGCTGTTTTGCCGACTCCACCTGCTGTTTTGCCGACTCCACCTGCTGCTCTCCCCACCCCCGCTCCTACGGTATCGACTCCATCCCTCACTCCTGTTCAACCACACTCCACTCCTCCTACTTCTAAACAAACCATCAATCCCATTGGGCAGCTTCCAGTTCGAGAAGAGCTAGAGAAACTACCACTGCTTCCCAACCATGACTTAGGGGCTTTGCAGATTGACCAATCATTGAGCGACGAGTTTGCCGAAGGGCTGGGATTGGGTGAGACTCGTCCCGTCACTCTCTCCCAAGCGCGTAACCTGCTACGCGAAGTCGAGAGTGCCACGGGTATTAAACCCGCGCTGATCTATGCAGTGTTTGTTCCTTCGACCATTACCCCAGTCCCCGCCACACAGAAAGGAAACAGCAACGCCGGGGGAGAAGCTATTGAATCCAACTTGTTCCGTTCGCTGACGCCTGATGTTAACGTTAGCGCCGCCTCTCGGCAGCAGGATCGCTTGGAACTGATTCTGATCACGGCTGAAGGAAATCCCATTCGCCGCTCCGTGAATGTAACAAGAGCCGAAGTTGCCCAAATGACGCAGGAATTTCGCACTCAAGTGAGCGATCGCACTAACCGTTCAGGCTTCCTTGTTCCCGCTCAACAGATGTATCGGTGGCTAACGGCTCCTCTTGAGGAGGATTTACAACAACGGAAGATCAAAAATCTGGTTTACATCATGGACACCGGATTACGCAGCATCCCTTTAGCGGCGCTTCACGATGGTCAAAATTTCATCATCGAACGATATAGCGTTGGCTTAATGCCCAGTCTTTCGCTCACCGATACTCGCTATGTCAATGTGAAGAATACCTCGGTTTTGGCAATGGGGGCGTCACAATTTGTGGGGCAAAGTCCTTTACCTGCTGTACCCATGGAAATATCGACCATTGTCGGCAAGTTATGGTCGGGAAAATCTTACCTAAATAACTATTTTACTCTCGAAAATCTTCAAGCCGCTCGACAGGAAACCTCCTATGGCATTATCCATTTAGCCACCCATGCTGAGTTTAAAATCAGTAATCCCCAAAAGTCCTATATTCAGTTTTGGAATAGCCAACTGCACCTCGATCAATTACGAAAACTAGCCTTGAATAAACCGGCTGTAGAACTATTAGTTTTAAGTGCTTGTCGCACAGCTTTAGGGGATGAACAGATAGAACTCGGATTTGCGGGGTTAGCCGCGCAAGCTGGAGTGAAGTCGGTTTTGGGGAGTTTGTGGTATGTCAATGACCAAGGAACATTGGGCTTAATGGCTGAATTTTACAACCAATTAAAACAGGCTCCGATTAAAGCCGAAGCCCTACGGCAAACTCAATTAGCAATGCTCAATGGAGAGGTGCAATTACAGGAAGGAAAGCTGATGACCAGCACGGGTAGCTTCCCCTTGCCGCCAACTCTAGCGCGTGTAGGAAATAACCAATTTTCCCATCCCTACTACTGGAGTGCTTTCACGATGATTGGTAATCCTTGGTAA
- a CDS encoding M48 family metallopeptidase, with protein sequence MFKFLSSLSYRYRHRLLSPVVSFVLALSLVVGIAQASQASLFDLILNGIQVIQLSNISNNQEVQIGKQINSQLVGSEIRLYRNSEINRYVNDIGQRLAQKSKRPDIPYTFQVVNDKSINAFATMGGFVYVNAGLIAAADNEAELASVMSHEIGHIVGRHSIGQMRQAAIARGVASAAGLDRNTMVNIGVELALKRPNSRKDEFEADQMGLQNLTKAGYAPSAMVSFMEKLLKARGSVPTFLSSHPATSDRIQGLQQAIGSQGANAGDGLNTTAYKTKIRALL encoded by the coding sequence ATGTTTAAGTTTTTGTCCTCACTGTCCTATCGTTATCGGCATCGCCTGTTATCTCCTGTAGTATCCTTCGTCTTGGCGTTGAGTCTTGTCGTGGGTATCGCCCAAGCATCGCAAGCCTCTTTGTTTGACCTCATTCTTAACGGGATTCAGGTCATCCAGCTATCCAATATTTCCAATAATCAGGAAGTTCAAATTGGTAAGCAGATTAATAGCCAGCTAGTCGGCAGCGAGATTAGGCTCTATCGTAATTCTGAAATTAATCGCTACGTCAATGACATTGGTCAGCGCTTGGCACAAAAGAGCAAACGCCCTGATATTCCTTATACCTTTCAGGTGGTTAATGATAAGAGTATCAATGCCTTTGCCACAATGGGGGGGTTTGTTTATGTTAATGCGGGTTTGATTGCCGCCGCAGACAATGAGGCTGAGTTGGCGAGTGTGATGTCCCATGAAATTGGTCATATTGTTGGGCGTCATTCCATTGGGCAAATGCGGCAGGCGGCGATCGCCAGAGGCGTGGCGTCAGCGGCTGGACTAGACCGCAATACGATGGTCAATATTGGAGTAGAACTAGCTTTGAAGCGTCCCAACAGCCGCAAGGACGAGTTTGAAGCCGATCAAATGGGATTACAAAACTTGACCAAAGCAGGCTATGCGCCCTCGGCGATGGTTTCCTTTATGGAAAAGCTGCTGAAGGCCAGAGGTTCTGTTCCTACTTTCTTGAGTAGTCACCCGGCAACCTCAGATCGAATTCAAGGGCTACAGCAAGCCATTGGCTCGCAAGGGGCAAATGCAGGAGATGGCTTAAATACAACCGCCTACAAAACCAAAATACGCGCTCTGTTATAG
- a CDS encoding pentapeptide repeat-containing protein, with translation MNAIELLERYAAGERSFDFPNLEGINLSDTDLRGADFRGADLFDANLRSADLSDANLGGAILSQAVLSGALLSSAFLNRAVLRGAILHGAILKGAILNGANLSGADLYHANLSGALLGQVDLYHAYLSSAILREADLYHAYLREANLFGANLRSANLSGADLTGANLMASNLRSVNLFGANLSDANLGGANMRCALICKTIMPDGEVSNRDCL, from the coding sequence ATGAATGCTATCGAACTTTTGGAGCGTTATGCGGCAGGAGAAAGATCTTTTGATTTTCCTAATCTAGAAGGGATTAATCTAAGCGATACCGATCTCAGGGGTGCCGACTTCAGGGGTGCCGATTTGTTTGATGCCAACCTGAGGAGTGCTGATTTGAGTGATGCCAACCTGGGAGGTGCCATTTTGAGTCAAGCTGTCTTGAGCGGTGCGCTCCTCAGTAGCGCTTTTCTGAATCGTGCCGTACTCCGTGGTGCCATACTCCATGGTGCGATTCTTAAAGGTGCAATTCTCAACGGTGCCAATCTGAGCGGAGCTGACTTATATCATGCCAACCTGAGTGGTGCGCTTTTAGGCCAGGTCGATCTGTATCATGCTTATCTCAGTAGTGCCATCTTAAGAGAAGCTGACCTATATCACGCTTATTTAAGAGAGGCTAACTTATTTGGTGCCAACCTGAGGAGTGCTAACCTAAGTGGAGCCGATTTGACAGGAGCCAACTTGATGGCGAGCAATTTGAGAAGTGTTAACTTGTTCGGTGCCAACCTGAGTGATGCCAATTTGGGGGGAGCCAACATGAGGTGTGCGCTGATTTGTAAAACAATTATGCCCGATGGAGAAGTATCGAATCGAGATTGTCTGTAA
- a CDS encoding serine/threonine protein phosphatase, translating to MTHRRIVIGDVHGHYDALMSLLDAIAPTGDDQVYFLGDLIDRGPHSAKVVEFVKESPYFCLLGNHEQMLLDILGDGEIYGPALQAWLYSGGHSTVNSYGEAGVRQDHIEWMRTLPTYMDLGDTWLVHAGVHPRIPLEKQTSEQFCWIRDEFHSMPQPYFPNKLIITGHTITFTLPGVLPGKLAQGRGWLDIDTGAYHPKSGWMTAVDLTNSLVYQANVFRRRLRKLPLAEAVTRVEPSNILPRRSAVR from the coding sequence ATGACCCATCGTCGTATTGTTATCGGTGACGTGCATGGTCACTATGACGCCCTGATGTCCTTATTGGATGCGATCGCCCCTACTGGCGACGACCAAGTTTATTTCCTCGGTGATTTGATTGACCGGGGGCCTCACAGCGCTAAGGTAGTGGAGTTTGTGAAAGAAAGCCCCTACTTCTGCTTGTTGGGTAACCACGAACAAATGTTACTCGATATTTTGGGTGATGGAGAAATCTATGGCCCTGCGCTGCAAGCATGGCTGTACAGTGGCGGTCACAGTACCGTTAACAGCTATGGCGAGGCAGGTGTACGCCAAGATCATATTGAGTGGATGCGGACGCTACCCACCTATATGGACTTAGGAGATACCTGGTTAGTCCATGCCGGTGTCCATCCCCGAATTCCCCTAGAGAAGCAAACCTCGGAGCAATTCTGCTGGATTCGTGATGAATTCCACAGTATGCCACAGCCTTACTTCCCCAATAAACTCATTATCACAGGTCATACCATCACCTTTACCCTGCCTGGAGTGCTTCCTGGCAAACTTGCCCAAGGTCGAGGTTGGCTCGATATCGATACGGGTGCTTATCATCCCAAAAGTGGCTGGATGACCGCTGTAGACCTCACCAATTCCCTGGTGTATCAAGCCAACGTCTTTCGCCGCCGCCTGCGTAAATTACCACTGGCGGAAGCGGTGACACGGGTCGAGCCTTCTAATATCCTTCCACGCCGCTCCGCGGTACGCTAG
- a CDS encoding DUF4330 domain-containing protein, giving the protein MAILDSKGRLFGKVSILDVGATLVILLVIVGIFFFPGTTGSVAQMGGATKPVEVDLIVRGLSVRDPDALLKQFAEKKTTNIIIRNQPYGQVDIKSVKTLPSMLAVPQPDGTVKELPDPRSNSFSTDMTMTLVGKGQITKDGPVLGNNKIKIGTPVELEGTDYNFRASVIEVRVQ; this is encoded by the coding sequence ATGGCTATTTTGGATTCTAAAGGACGTTTATTTGGTAAGGTGAGCATTCTCGACGTGGGTGCTACCTTGGTGATTTTATTAGTGATTGTCGGTATCTTTTTCTTTCCCGGCACCACCGGCTCTGTGGCACAAATGGGCGGTGCAACGAAACCCGTAGAAGTGGATTTGATTGTTCGGGGTCTTTCTGTGCGCGATCCCGACGCCTTACTCAAGCAATTTGCGGAGAAAAAGACGACCAATATCATCATTCGCAATCAACCCTACGGTCAGGTTGATATTAAGTCTGTAAAGACACTGCCATCCATGTTAGCGGTGCCACAGCCGGATGGCACGGTCAAAGAGCTACCCGATCCGAGGTCTAACTCTTTTAGTACTGATATGACGATGACCTTGGTTGGTAAAGGACAAATTACCAAAGATGGCCCAGTGTTAGGTAATAACAAAATTAAAATTGGCACGCCAGTGGAGTTGGAGGGCACGGATTACAACTTCAGAGCTAGCGTCATTGAAGTCAGAGTACAGTAA
- a CDS encoding tRNA isopentenyl-2-thiomethyl-A-37 hydroxylase MiaE, with protein sequence MSSSTLSVINTLKQPTRWEWVEQALTHLNIILLDHSHCERKAAGVALNLMFRYPSNTQLVRQLTAIAREELEHFELVNQWLERRGVPLAPLSAPPYGGGLTALVRRTEPERLLDSLLVSGLIEARSHERLGLLATHCPDRELAEFYRSLMASEARHYGVYWVLADTYFERDVVKARLEELAIQESELLATLHPEPRIHS encoded by the coding sequence GTGTCTTCTTCCACACTGTCAGTTATTAACACCCTGAAGCAGCCTACTCGTTGGGAGTGGGTTGAGCAAGCACTCACTCACCTAAACATAATTTTACTCGACCACTCTCATTGTGAGCGTAAGGCGGCGGGAGTTGCTCTAAACTTGATGTTTCGCTACCCATCCAACACGCAACTGGTTCGTCAGCTAACGGCGATCGCTCGTGAGGAGTTGGAACACTTTGAGCTGGTTAACCAGTGGCTGGAACGACGCGGTGTTCCTTTGGCTCCCCTTTCAGCACCTCCCTATGGTGGGGGATTGACGGCTTTAGTTCGTCGGACTGAACCGGAGCGATTGTTGGATTCATTGCTGGTTTCAGGTTTGATTGAGGCTCGCTCTCATGAGCGTTTGGGATTACTGGCGACTCACTGCCCCGATCGCGAGTTAGCTGAATTTTACCGGAGTTTGATGGCCTCTGAGGCGAGGCACTATGGAGTTTACTGGGTGCTCGCGGATACTTATTTTGAGCGGGATGTGGTGAAAGCGCGGTTGGAGGAGTTGGCGATTCAGGAGAGTGAGTTGTTGGCAACGCTGCATCCTGAGCCAAGAATTCATAGCTAA
- a CDS encoding GNAT family N-acetyltransferase, which translates to MPVSDTDNPNPYAEIRQETFYKDFLIRAWEPRDREAAAAIIRDALTEYGLPWEPTGADRDVLEVETFYTAVGGEFWVVEQQGQLVGTGAYYPIKRGNHAVEIRKMYLASPVRGQGLGKYLLQQLENAIADRGFQEIWIETASVLKEGVKLYESSGYQPATGVETKRCDRVYVKLI; encoded by the coding sequence ATGCCCGTCAGTGATACAGACAACCCCAACCCGTATGCTGAAATACGACAGGAAACGTTCTACAAAGACTTTTTGATTCGTGCCTGGGAGCCTCGCGATCGCGAAGCCGCCGCCGCCATTATCAGAGATGCTCTGACGGAATATGGCTTGCCTTGGGAGCCTACTGGGGCTGACCGAGATGTTTTAGAGGTAGAAACCTTTTACACGGCGGTAGGGGGAGAGTTTTGGGTGGTAGAACAACAGGGACAGTTAGTGGGAACAGGTGCTTACTACCCGATCAAGCGAGGAAATCACGCCGTCGAGATTCGCAAAATGTATCTGGCTTCGCCTGTACGGGGGCAAGGGTTGGGGAAATATTTGTTACAGCAGTTAGAAAACGCGATCGCAGATCGAGGCTTCCAGGAAATTTGGATTGAAACAGCTAGTGTCCTCAAAGAAGGCGTTAAGTTATACGAAAGCAGTGGTTATCAACCCGCAACGGGTGTGGAGACAAAGCGGTGCGATCGCGTTTATGTCAAGTTAATATAG